The Primulina tabacum isolate GXHZ01 chromosome 1, ASM2559414v2, whole genome shotgun sequence genome contains the following window.
tttgcacgtacccactagaatgcgtatcaagaacctctagaaaattatccaaaggctctttactcagaccattcttaatgaataaaattttatcttctctattcattgatgtcattccaacatttttgtaTTTCCctttacaagtccaccttgcacatttatgacatccacctatacgtttaACTCTTCgttttttggcatatgtgcttttaccaaatcctagcatatgtcttattattatttcacttacttccccaaccaatcggacttttgtttcaattatcaaacggacatcattcggtatgccataagacatcatcaaccttagtcgctcacatctagctttatataGTTTTTTCAgcgcattatcaggtaaacaagcaaaatatttacgaagattcataatacacacatccatttttttaattattattattattattattatatatatttcaattattttggaaaaactgaagaaaccgacttaaacagtcacggagtaccgttatccgccacttaaccgggaaatgaactagaatctgcaaaaaaaaatgaaaatatcaaacaactattgtggatcatataaaggcataaactcatcattaagaatttcattttctataaaaggcttaagtctttgcccattaactttaaacacgtcattatttttaggattttcaatatcaacagcaccatgaggataaacaaatttaactataaatggtcctgaccacctcgatcttagttttcctggaaataaatgcaaacgagaattataaagtaaaactttttgtccaatttcaaatgactttgtcataatatttttatcatgaaaggctttagttttatctttataaatctttgaattttcatatgcatcatttcttaattcttcaagttcatttaattgcaattttcttaatttagatgcatcatctaaattaatattaaatgctttaattgatcAATAagttttatgttcaagttcaaccggtaaatgacaatgctcaaaaactaacctatatggtgacatccctaatgatgttttaaatgcagttctatatgcccataatgcatcagttaatcttaaagaccaatcttttcgattttgATTAAccgttttttctaaaatttgtttgatttctctatttgcaagttcaacttgaccattactttgaggatgatatggcgtagaaactttatgtgtaatgccatattttcttaacaaagaagaaaatgatttatttataaaatgacttctcccatcactaattattgctccaGGTATTtcaaatcggctaaaaatattttcttttaaaaattttataacaactttatgatcattagttgtacatgcaattgctttaatccattttgaaatataatcaacagcgactaaaatgtaggtaaatccaaaagataatgaaaatggacccataaaatctatccatcaactatcaaatatttcaataattatgattggatttaaaggcatgatGTTTCATTTTGAAATTGATCTCATCTTCTGACatttttcacaagatttgcaaaataaatgcgtatctttgaataaagacggccaataaaattCACATCGTAAGACTTTTGTAgttgttttattggatgaaaaatgacctccacatgcttcagaatgacaaaatttaataacattacttacttcattgtcgggtatgcatcgtcgaaaaatttggtcatgacaatacttaaacaagtaaggatcatcccaataaaattttttaacttctattacgaatttattcttatcctgtgaatttcaatgagaaggcattttatttgtcacaagaaaatttacaatgttagcaaaccatggcataatagtagcataaaacaactgatcatctggaaaattttcatttattggtatttcattatgagatgattcagtcattattctagataaatgatcagctacaacattttcttttccttttttatctttaattataatatcaaattcttgtaacaataaaatccaccgtattaatcttggcttagcatcttgtttatttgataaatattttacggCAGAATGATCAGTGTAAACAATAGCAGCGTGTTCTTGTTAATTCTGGCATTAATCTACTCAGATTCTGGAATTGGTGTCTTCTAGAAAAACTTAGATATTTAAGTTGTCTTTCATTTCCATTTGGCGGATAttgatttgaataaaaaatgaattagatatgaattttatggtCATAGGTGCCGAATCTGAAACTGTAACAGAATTCGTTTTTCTAGATTTCTGGTTGTGGGTGTTTATCTGTGTCAAGATGATTGAATTTCTTGTTGACATCTTCTGATGAAATATGGGTTTTTGAGTTAGGATTCCAACCATGTACGATAAATATactttggttaagttttggttaagttttgatcTTAAAACTTAGCATAGGTACAAGCTGAAATTtggaaatattgttattcaattGGAAATTTACTCGACTTGTTATATTATCTTATTGTTAGGCCGAGGAGATCAAAGCTAAGCTTGTTGTCGTTATCAGTCGGTATTGGTATGTTACAGCTAGGTAATatacgacggtaaaacataaattatgtttaattgtcattctgtgttacatggatcgtgtttatgatttgttgactgttgtaaattgttaaatgccttcgttgtgatctatgtttattattatgacatattattggaatttagcatcgggcatacatttatgacattcatgttgagcctatcgttcttgttagcccattgttgatatctgttgttatctggcactgttgtttatctcgggatcattgtgtggctgataggcctatacacatgagaccttagatgtgattgaacaatcacgtggttagtgcagccttttgaggtgagcggtggggttgtgtcatctagttcgttatgttgtgccatcctgttatatcgtatcagctgtatggagacCGAGTCAGGAGTGTTGtttcagcacagcttggcatacctcgcatacttggcaggtcggtttagctgcatgacaatgtagctcccctgtgttgttgctcgagcattattccagtttttatcgtaccgtttgttggctcctgttatctcggttattcgttgagcctttcatgcattgcatattacatttcattatataattatgcatgatttatgttattgttgttattgttggactgtttcataccagaatcctaacctcagttgttttaCTGGGGGGGCTGTTGTGGTTGCttttgggcaccatggtagatctccggAGTCGTTTTGCTGCATCAGGCCGGggttccgccagtggagctcgggattgaggttagattgcttggttctgttcagtggagtctcccagttagtctttatgtatgtcttgagttgTTTCAGTCAtgtattgtagtttatttgccggggagatgccccATGTATCTGTAGTAGTATTTGGTTGTTTTGTGATGTTCTGAGTCGATTCTGTGATGTTTAtgatctggtgagtatttggtaagttttaatttctgttTAGTCCTAGCCAGTGCAGCTATAGGTTGTTTAATTTCggttttgttttaatgactctagtgggagtatattttgatataaattgctgcttgagtttttcgggatgtcctatttacggggaggttgtgacgaaatttttctaggccctgaggtctgttttaaagtattttaaaccttttttcGCTGCAGTTTTAAGTCAAATCAtcattgtttgatcattaattgtcatcAGAGTAAATGTCCCTCACatcttggtatcagagcgtaaactGAGATACACTTGAACTAGAGTCTAGGACACTTGAGTCTTGGCACTAAAATGGTTGTTGCGCCTGTGTATGCTACTTGACAACATGCTTATGtgattatatgatttgtttACTTCCATTCTAATTGTTTTGGTGTTTTATCGTATAGAATGGAAGGAGGTGGAGAAATTCCTGTTGAAGAGATTACTCTAGCTCGAGGTCGAGGTGGTGGACCTTGTGTCCGTGTTGTTGATGATACTTTTTTTGAGCAAGCTGCTGATCAGCTAGAGCAGCTTAGGATGGATGAATTAATTGCGCGTTTCCATTCTATCATCCACCTCGATTCAGTGGTTCGGAGGGAGCTGAGAAAGCAGAACTGTGGATTTCTGAGATCGAGgaattgtttgatttgattgagtatccTCCAGAGTGTCGATTGAGATTAGCTGTGCATCAGTTGAAAGATCGTGCTAAAATGTGGTGGTCTACTACATTGATGACTTTAGATGCTCAGAGGATTGTTCCATCGTGGGATATATTCAAGCTGAAATTTAAGGAAAGTTATTGTCCTCCATCATTCTACAGTTCTAAGGCTTCAGAGTTTCATAACTTGAAGCAGGGCGATTTGTCAGTTGCGGATTATGCGGATACTTTTTATGCTATGCTCAGAtatgctcctcatgttgctgcGAGTCAGGTTGTTGTCGTCGAAAGTTTCATTGAAGGATTGAACGATCATCTGCACCCTTTTAATTCTACCGGTAAGCCACTAAATTATCTTGAAGCGGTGGAAATAGCAAAAAAGGCTGAAGCTAGTCTTAAGAGGAGTGGCAATCGAGTGCCTACCCAACATCATCAGTCGGGGAGGCAACAATTCAGTTCATCTGGTTCTGCATCTCTTCGTCCACGTGGAAAACAATTTAAGAAGCCTGGTTCTAGTTTTTCGAGTTCAGGGAGTTCAGGGAACCGTGGTGGATATCGCTATAATGGACCTTACTGTGATCACTGTGGAGGCAAGCATTCCAGTAATCAGTGTATTGGAGTTCAAGGGGTTTGTAATAATTGTGGTCGGCCAGGTCATTTTTCTAGAGTTTGTCCTAGTAAAACGAGGAAATCAGCCCAGGCAGGTAGTGGAGCTCAAAGTAATAGAATTCCAGCTGCGTCCCAATCTTCCCATCAGCCTAGTCACCCTTCGCATCAGAGCAAAGGGCAAGGTGGTCCACATAATCAGTCATCTGTTCATGTATTTGCCTTGACTGAGGATGAGGCTCAGGCAGCTCCAGGTACTGTCATTTCTGGTAAATGTACTCTATGTGGTTTTATAGCACGAGTGTTATTTGATACCGGAGCATCTCATTCCTTTGTTTCTCATGCATTTGTCATTTCGCATGATCTTCGCACCACTAGTATGAATTCCAATCTATCTGTTGCTACTCCGATGGGCAAAATGATTATCACTGATAATGTGTTGTTCAATGCAGTTTTGTTTCATGAGGAAAATGTTCTATATCTGAATCTCATAGTCCTACCTATgcatgactttgattgtatcgtTGGTATGGATGTTTTGACTGCAAATCGTGCCACTGTTGATTGTTATCGAGGAATAGTTCGTTTCAGGCCTAGCTTTGCTCCCAAATGGAATTTCTATGGCCGTGGttctcaagccaaaattccTCTAGTTTCTGCCATTGAGATGAACCGATTGTTAGATTCTGGTCATGAAGGTTTTCTGGTTTATGCTGTTGATATATCGCAAGATGAGCGACGGATTTATGATATTCCTGTAGTCAGTGAGTTTCCTGATGTGTTTCCAGAAGAGATTCCTGGTTTTCCACCAGAATGAAAAGTTGAGTTCAGTATCGAATTAATGCCAGGAACAGAACCCTATCTCGAGCACCATATCGTTTAGCTCCTGTTGAGCTAAAAGAACTGAAAGAgcaattaaaagatttattgAGTAAAGGTTATATTCGTCCGAGTTCTTCACCATGGGGTGCACCGattctatttgtcaagaagaaagatggaacaaTGCGGATGTGTATTAattatcggcaactgaataagtttactgcaagaataaatatccactccctaggattgatgacttatttgatcatttGCAAGGTACTTTGGtgtactctaagattgatctccgTTCTGGGTACCATCAAGTGCGAGTTAGACAAGAAAATGTGCCGAAAACAGCTTTTCGCACGAGATACGGacactttgaattttttttttatgccttttggtttgaccAATACTCCTGCTgtgtttatggacttgatgaatcgagtatttcgtaAATATCTCGATCGTTTTGTGATTGTATCCATCGATGATATTATTGTTTATTCCAAGTCCGAGGAAGAGCATGCCAAACacttgaggatagttcttcgaaTTCTTCAAAAGAAGCAGTTGTATGCCAAGCTatccaagtgtgagttttggttagatAGAGTTGTGTTTCTTGGCCATGTCATATCTCAACATGGTATTTCtgtcgatccaagtaaagtggaagcagtTTTGAATTGGGCACGACCGACCAATGTgccagagattcgtagtttcatgggtttagctggttattaccggagatttattgaaaatttctcaaagattgcaAGACCTATCACTcaactgactcagaaaaatcagagattcatttggtctgatgaatgtgagtcaagttttgtcgagttgaagaagagattgacttcTTCACCAGTTCTTACCATTCCAAGTGGTTCTGGAGGATTTGTTGTTTGTACCGACGCGTCTAATCGAGGTCTaggttgtgttctgatgcagcatgacagagtAGTGGCCTAtggttctcgtcagttgaaaccgCATGAGTCTAAGTATCCTGTTCATGACTTAGAATTGGCAGCTATTGTTTTTGCTctcaagatttggagacattatttgtttaGGGAGCAATTtgtaatctattctgatcacaaaagcttgaagtatctgttcTCTCAGTCagatctgaatatgagacagagacgttggatggatctttcgaaagattatgattgtgagatccAGTATCAACCGGGAAAAGTGAATGTcattgccgatgctttgagtcgtAAGGTTGTTGATATTAATTTATCCTCGATTCATGTTTCTAAGTTACGAGATGATATTTGCACTTCTGGgttggattttcaaatccaaGGTAATGCTGTTTGTGTATCTCAGATTTCTGTTGAGCCAGAGTTGATTCAGATTGTAAAGTCAGCTCAGAAAACTGATGATCGAGTTCTGAAATCTTATGAGTTAGTATCTCAAGGACACCAATCTGGTTTCTCAATTCACTCAGATGATTCTCTTCGGTTGAATGGTAGATTGGTTGTCCCAGATATTCCTGAATTGCGTACAGCCATCCTTAAAGAAGCTCATTGTACTCGATATAGTATCCACCTAGGAGGAAGGAAAATGTATCATATTCTACGgcctcagttttggtggaagaatatgaaaaaggatgtggctgagtttgtgtcTCGTTATATGatctgtcagcaagtcaaagcagaacgAATGagacctggaggattactgcaTAGTCTTGAGGTTCCTCGGTGGAACTGGGAGCACGTGGCTATGGATTTTGTCACGCATTTTCCACGTACTTCTCGTTATTTCGATGCCATTTGTGTGATTGTTGACAGATTATCTAAATCGGCACACTTTATTCCGTATGAGAAGACGTATTCGTACAAGAAAATGGCTCGTCTGTATATTGAAAAtgttgtgagacttcatggagttccagttgcaatagtctcagatcgtgaccctagattcacATCAAAATTTTGGACTAGTTTCCAAAAAGAAATGGGTACACAACTTGCGATGAGTACTGCgtaccatcctcagacagatggtcagacagAACGCACAATCCAGACACTCGAGGATCTGCTTCGAGCTGTAGTCATGGATTTTAAAGACAGTTGGCAGCAAGCTTTACCACTGGTAGAATTTtcatataacaacagtttccaggtgactattggtatggctccttttgaagctttgtatggcagACGGTGTCGATCACCTCTTTGTTGGGATGAATTTGGTGAGAAGCAGTTGACTGGACCTGACATTGTTCAGGAAATGCATGATAAAGTCCAGTTGATTCGTCAGAGAATGAAAGCTGCCCAAGATCGTCAAGCTAGTTATGCTAACAGACGTCGTCGACCTCTAGAATTTCAAGCTGGAGATTTTGTGTTTATGAGAATCTCTCCGTTTAGAGGTGTTGTTTGTTTTGGTATGAGAGGAGCTGTCACCTCGTTTCGTTGGTCCCTACGAGATTGTTGAGCGTATTGGTACTTGCGCTTATCGTTTGGATTTGCCCCAGTCATTGTCTGGCATCCACGATGTTTTCCGTGTTTCTATGTTGCGTAAGTATGAGCCCGATCCATCTCATGtgattcagcctgatgaggttgaactcaATCATTCTCTATCGTATACTGAGTATCCTGTTTGTATCTTGGATCATAAAGATAAAGTTTTACGCAATAAAGTTATACCACTTGTACGTGTTCAGTGATCGAGGCATGGTGTAgaagaatcaacgtgggaaACAGAAGAGAAGATAAGAGCATCTTATCCATATCTGTTTGGTTCTTAGTAATGTATTGTTGGTTTCGTATTGTGTGTAAGATGTATGTGTATAAAcaaaaatttcgaggacgaaatttgttttaaggggtggagaaatgtaaggccctgTAATCAATTATCCAGTAATTTggcataattaaaataattattgagttgtaaattaaaataattatttatgtcaaataaattcaagaagtgtattaaaaatatgtattttagaatattggAGAATTTAAcgttataaaatacatatagagtttaaataacacacgagagcaaaaTAAATACAGACCGGGATAGATgggcttgagttactattttagtaaccaaatacacaatatatatatatacatatacatacacacaacttACCTTTAAAAGAAGATAAAAGGaaagagagaagaagaaaaccCATTTCCCTCAACCCAATTCTCGCAACCCTTGGAGCAGCTGTGGAAGAATCACGATATCTCCTCTGTCCGGCGTCGAAATCTCAATCGGTCTAAATGGGTGTCTTTCTAACATCTTAGGCTTTGATTAAAGATAGAAATCGcgaattttgagcaaggaggcCAGcaaatcgaagctccatttcgTGACCCTGTTTCTGTGCAGTATTTTGGTGAGTTCAGTTTTTGTGCTTCTGAAATTCAAAGTTTTGTGTATTGTCCATTAAGAATCTCGACTTGTGGTTCAAATAAAACGTGTAGCTCAGTTTGTTAGCTTTCTATAGCCACTAGAATCATTgaatttggataagaaacggatttgatatgatttttctaccaaaacgTGTCAAAATGGAATTCTGTGTTGGAGCTGTGTACAACACCTACTGTAATCCGGGTTTATGGCATATATGCACTCGGATTCTGGGATTTTGGTTAAAATGAAAGTTGTAGAGCTATGTCTTTTCTTCGAAATGAGACACGAATCATTAATTTCCATTAAGAATTGAGAGAGTTATGCTTGTTTTACTGAAACTACACAATATTAGAGTTCTGTTCGCGAATTGTGTGAGTAGCAGCGTGTTTTTGTTAATTCTGGCATTAATCTACTCAGATTCTGGAATTGGTTTCTTCTAGAAAAACTTAGATATTTAAGTTGTCTTTCATTTCCATTTGGCGGATATTGATTTGGGTCAAAAAtgaattagatatgaattttatggtCATAGGTGCCGAATCTGAAACTGTAATAGAATTCGTTTTTCTAGATTTCTGGTTGTGGGTGTTTATCTGTGTCAAGATGATTGAATTTCTTGTTGACATCTTCTGATGAAATATGAGTTTTTGAGTTAGGATTCCAACCATGTACGATAAATATACTTTGGTTAAgttttgtttaagttttgatCTTAAAACTTAGCATAGGTACAAGCTGAAATTtggaaatattgttattcaattGGAAATTTACTCGACTTGTTATATTATCTTATTGTTAGGCCGAGGAGACCAAAGCTAAGCTTGTTGTCGTTATCAGTCGGTATTGGTATGTTACAGCTAGGTAATatacgacggtaaaacataaattatgtttaattgtcattctgtgttacatggatcgtgtttatgatttgttgactgttgtaaattgttaaatgccttcgttgtgatctatgtttattattatgacatattattggaatttagcatcgggcatacatttatgacattcatgttgagcctatcgttcttgttagcccattgttgatatctgttgttatctggcactgttgtttatctcgggatcatcGTGTGGCTGATAGacctatacacatgagaccttagatgtgattgaacaatcccgtggttagtgcagccttttgaggtgagcggtggggttgtgtcatctagttcgttaTGTTGTGCTAtcctgttatatcgtatcagctgtatggagacCGAGTCAGGAGTGTTGtttcagcacagcttggcatacctcgcatacatGGCAGGggggtttagctgcatgacgatgtagctcccctgtgttgttgctcgagaattattccagttgttatcgtactgtttgttggctcctgttatcccgGTTATTCattgagcctttcatgcattgcatattacatttcattatatgattatgcatgatttatgttattgttgttattgttggactgtttcataccagaatcctaacctcagttgttttactgggggggctgctgtggttgcttttgggcaccatggtagatctcccgagtcgttttcCAGCATCAGGCCGGggttccgccagtggagctcgggattgaggttggattgcttggttctgttcagtgcAGTCTCCCATttagtctatatgtatgtcttgagttgtttcagtcttgtattgtagtttatttTCCGGGGAGATGCCCCATGTATTTGTAGTAGTATTTGGTTGTTTTGTGCTGTTCTGAGTCGACTCTGTGATGTTTATGTTCTGGtgagtatttggtaagttttaatttctgtttagtcctggccagtgtgGCTATAGGTTGTTTAATTTCGGTTTTATTTTAATGACTCTAGtgggagtatattttgatataaattgctgcttgagtttttcgggatgtcctatttacggggaggtcatgccgaaatttttctaggccctgaggtccgttttaaagtattttaaacctttttccgCTGCAGTTTTAAGTCAAAtcattattatttgatcattaattgtcattagagtaaatAAGCCTCAcacctacaataaaaagaagttagctaaatgaaaattaataaagaaagaatatacaaaatataaacaatcttacttcaagaattcatcctcttcaccttgacataatagatttagctttccatgagcttacttttgatcaacactcatatttggtaatatgaaaaatatattggaacttagaacttttatacaaacacattatattttacaatgggATATAATGATTCTCAatctagcacaaggcctctatttataggccaaatgaaagaaagggtcaaaaattttattaacgCCATGTAGTTataatag
Protein-coding sequences here:
- the LOC142505493 gene encoding uncharacterized protein LOC142505493; protein product: MWWSTTLMTLDAQRIVPSWDIFKLKFKESYCPPSFYSSKASEFHNLKQGDLSVADYADTFYAMLRYAPHVAASQVVVVESFIEGLNDHLHPFNSTGKPLNYLEAVEIAKKAEASLKRSGNRVPTQHHQSGRQQFSSSGSASLRPRGKQFKKPGSSFSSSGSSGNRGGYRYNGPYCDHCGGKHSSNQCIGVQGVCNNCGRPGHFSRVCPSKTRKSAQAGSGAQSNRIPAASQSSHQPSHPSHQSKGQGGPHNQSSVHVFALTEDEAQAAPGTVISGKCTLCGFIARVLFDTGASHSFVSHAFVISHDLRTTSMNSNLSVATPMGKMIITDNVLFNAVLFHEENVLYLNLIVLPMHDFDCIVGMDVLTANRATVDCYRGIVRFRPSFAPKWNFYGRGSQAKIPLVSAIEMNRLLDSGHEGFLVYAVDISQDERRIYDIPVVSEFPDVFPEEIPGFPPE